The Alosa sapidissima isolate fAloSap1 chromosome 16, fAloSap1.pri, whole genome shotgun sequence genome has a segment encoding these proteins:
- the LOC121684967 gene encoding serum amyloid P-component-like: MFTFPVESSVARVRLLPSGNNFTSVTVCLRFFTDLTRSYSLFSTASTANNNDFLIFKTANKGRFEVHTHGENSEFNGLPDEPNTWYSICSTWDSNSGLAQVWINGNSSTRKVGFKGNLDGKPSIVLGQEQDSVDGGFDAAQSFVGMITDVHMWDYVLSACEIQRFASDLNFTPGDVINWRALDFNIVGDVVIEDSQTYGCFHNQ; the protein is encoded by the exons ATGTTTACGTTTCCTGTGGAGTCCAGCGTTGCTCGTGTCAGACTCCTGCCATCAGGAAATAACTTCACCTCTGTGACAGTCTGCCTCAG GTTCTTTACCGACCTTACTCGATCCTACTCTCTTTTTTCTACTGCATCCACCGCCAATAACAATGACTTCCTAATCTTCAAAACCGCAAACAAAGGCCGTTTTGAAGTGCACACACATGGCGAAAACTCTGAATTTAATGGCCTACCAGATGAGCCGAACACCTGGTACTCCATCTGCAGCACCTGGGATTCCAACTCCGGACTGGCTCAGGTCTGGATCAATGGGAATTCAAGTACCAGGAAGGTCGGATTCAAGGGAAATCTGGATGGAAAGCCAAGCATAGTACTGGGACAAGAGCAGGACTCGGTGGATGGAGGGTTTGATGCAGCCCAGTCATTTGTAGGGATGATCACTGATGTCCATATGTGGGACTATGTCCTTTCTGCTTGTGAGATTCAGCGGTTTGCTAGTGACCTGAACTTCACCCCTGGTGATGTCATCAACTGGAGAGCCCTTGATTTCAACATCGTTGGGGATGTTGTAATTGAGGACAGTCAGACATATGGTTGTTTTCATAATCAgtaa